GAGCATGTTCCACGGCGACGCAACCAACAGCGGCTTGTATTCCGCTCCTCCACAAGCTGTAGCTATTGATGAAGGCGGCCGTGACAGCGTTCCGCTACCGGAATTTTTCGCACTCTATCAGAACTATCCCAACCCATTCAACCCCAGCACTGCAATCACCTATGATTTACCGAAGCGGTCACTGGTAACCCTTGGCATCTACGATTTGCTGGGCAAACAGATAAAGACCCTTGTTAATCACCCACAGGATGCTGGGAACAGAATAGCTGTCTGGGACGGTACTGATGGTTTGGGTAGGTCTGTGAGTGCTGGTGTCTACTTGTACAGGATACAGGCTGGGGAGTTCAGCCAGACTAGGAAGATGCTGTTATTGAAATAGATCAATACTATTAGGATACGCTAATTCGGGATGCAGAGCCATCTGAAGTAACGGTTGCTTCTAGGTAAAATAGCTTAAATTCGCACGCTTGGAAAGCGTGTTTACGGTATCCCCGTAACGGGGGTTCGAATCCCCCTCTCTCCGCTTCTCTGAGACCCCTCTTTCCGAGGGGTTTCTCGTATAAGGGTTGACACTGTCCCGATATCTATGTAGCTTGTACTTTTAGAGACTCTTAGGAGCGATGATTCACAGGATGTGCCCACAAAATGTGCGCCCACACTTCCACATCAGCTTTCTCAACCACTTTCCCACAGAGGTATTGCTATGCGAAAAGCATTTGTCAGCACTCTAATAATCTTTACCACCGCTACAGCTACAACCCTAAACGTCCCCTCTCAATATTCTACCATCCAAGCGGCTATTGACGCTGCCAGTGCTGGAGATACGGTACTGGTTGCTGACGGGACCTACACCGAAAACTTAATTATCGATAAAGACATAAAGATTATCAGCGAAAATGGGGCTGAAAAGACAATTATTGATGGCGGTGAAATAAAACATGTTATCGAATTTAATAGTTCAGCTTTAACTACTCGGGATTGTGTATTGGATGGGTTTACAATTACAAATGGTGGTAATGCCAATGGTAGTTCAGATGAGGCTGGTGGAGGTATAAATGTATGGGATGGTTCACCTACTTTGCGAAATTTAATTATCAAAGGAAATAGACGGGAAATGTGGTCTGGTGGTGGTATTCATGTTACTAATAATGCCAACCCCTTGGTTGAAGGATGTATTATAAAGGAAAATTGGGCAAAAGAGGGTGGTGGCGGAATTGACATCTGGAGAGCGAGTGCTGAAATCCGGAATTGTGTTATAAGCAATAATTCTGGAAATTGGGTGCCAGCAATAACGATTGGTACCGACAATCCTACGACATATCCAAGTATTGTTATAATGGATAATGTAGAAGTGATGAATCATTCGTGCACCGAGGAAAGTTGTAGTGCCACAATCCTTGTGTCGAATGCGACGACAACACTAAAAAATGTAAGTATACATGATAATCATGCGGGCCCTGCAATTAATTCTAATTTTTGGATGGATGGAGAAGATTCTCAGATAGAATTAAGAATTGAAGATTCTAATTTCAGCAACAATTCGTCTTCCATTAATCATGATGGGGGTGCCATCTTCTTAGATAATTTACATTTTGTAGAAATAAAGAATTCATTATTTCAGGGTAATTCTAATGATTATAATGGTGGTGCAATATCAAGCTGGAACACAGACACACTAATAATTGATGGATGCAATTTTGCAGGAAATATAGTCACTTCAGAATCTGCTGGTGCAATAACGATAAATGGTGATACCCCAAACTATTTCGAAATAAAAAATTCTGATTTTAGAGACAATAAATCAGAGGAATCGGGAGGAGCTTTGTGGATTGGTAACACGACAGGGTACATTCAAAATGTAGGGATTTTTAAAAATGAATCAGTATCTGCAAGTGGAGGTGCTTTATATACTTATGAAAACGTTGAACTAACACTGAATTCAGTTACAATATCTGGGAATTCATCTAATAATGCTGGTGAAGATTTTTCTATCAATGGAGGTAATATAAATGTTAACAATTCAATTATCTGGGATGATGATATACAAATAAACTCAGGTTCTTTTGATATAATGTATTCAGATATAGAAGGCGACTGGGATGGCGAAGGCAATATCGATGCTGCCCCTCACTTCATTGATGCGGCAAACGGCAATTATCATATCGGGGACTATTCACCCGGTATTGGTGCCGGGGTCTACTCAGCCCAGTTTGATGATACGTGGTACTACGCCCCGTCAACTGACTTAGATGGTAATCCACGTCCTAGTCCAGCAGGTAGCAATCCGGATATGGGAGCCTATGAGAATCCACGGGCTACACCTCAACATGCTCCGGAACCGTTTGAGCTGGTATTCCCTTCTGACAACGCACATGTAGGCATAACACGTCAAAACTACCTCGATACACTCTACTTTGCGTGGAACCAAGCTATAGACCCAGATGGAGATAAAGTAACCTACAGAAGGGCGCTGACAGGTGACTTACAGGAATATATAAAGTTCATCGTCACCTCTGATGAGGAAAGCACTACAAATATGTACCGAATCCCTTATCATCATATTGAACATTATATGCATACGGCAGGGGTTGAGTTTGTACAGGGTACGTGGACAATAGTTGCTTCAGATGGCGGAATGGACACATATGCATCTAACGGTCCGTTCCAGCTTACCATAGACGCCAGTGCTTATGCTGTTGATGATGAGGCGGTGCTGCCTGAATCATTTGCTCTGCACGCCAACTATCCAAATCCTTTCAATCCTACCACCACAATCAGCTATGACCTGCCAGAACAAGCTCAGGTCACTCTGGGCATTTACGATGTACTGGGTAAACAGATAAAGACCCTT
The window above is part of the Candidatus Neomarinimicrobiota bacterium genome. Proteins encoded here:
- a CDS encoding T9SS type A sorting domain-containing protein, encoding SMFHGDATNSGLYSAPPQAVAIDEGGRDSVPLPEFFALYQNYPNPFNPSTAITYDLPKRSLVTLGIYDLLGKQIKTLVNHPQDAGNRIAVWDGTDGLGRSVSAGVYLYRIQAGEFSQTRKMLLLK
- a CDS encoding T9SS type A sorting domain-containing protein, which codes for MRKAFVSTLIIFTTATATTLNVPSQYSTIQAAIDAASAGDTVLVADGTYTENLIIDKDIKIISENGAEKTIIDGGEIKHVIEFNSSALTTRDCVLDGFTITNGGNANGSSDEAGGGINVWDGSPTLRNLIIKGNRREMWSGGGIHVTNNANPLVEGCIIKENWAKEGGGGIDIWRASAEIRNCVISNNSGNWVPAITIGTDNPTTYPSIVIMDNVEVMNHSCTEESCSATILVSNATTTLKNVSIHDNHAGPAINSNFWMDGEDSQIELRIEDSNFSNNSSSINHDGGAIFLDNLHFVEIKNSLFQGNSNDYNGGAISSWNTDTLIIDGCNFAGNIVTSESAGAITINGDTPNYFEIKNSDFRDNKSEESGGALWIGNTTGYIQNVGIFKNESVSASGGALYTYENVELTLNSVTISGNSSNNAGEDFSINGGNINVNNSIIWDDDIQINSGSFDIMYSDIEGDWDGEGNIDAAPHFIDAANGNYHIGDYSPGIGAGVYSAQFDDTWYYAPSTDLDGNPRPSPAGSNPDMGAYENPRATPQHAPEPFELVFPSDNAHVGITRQNYLDTLYFAWNQAIDPDGDKVTYRRALTGDLQEYIKFIVTSDEESTTNMYRIPYHHIEHYMHTAGVEFVQGTWTIVASDGGMDTYASNGPFQLTIDASAYAVDDEAVLPESFALHANYPNPFNPTTTISYDLPEQAQVTLGIYDVLGKQIKTLVNQSQDAGNRIAVWDGTDELGRSVSAGVYLYRIQAGEFSQTRKMLLLK